Proteins co-encoded in one Prunus persica cultivar Lovell chromosome G6, Prunus_persica_NCBIv2, whole genome shotgun sequence genomic window:
- the LOC18778485 gene encoding extradiol ring-cleavage dioxygenase — protein sequence MAVQDTFYISHGSPTLSIDESIPARKFLQSWKQNVYPNKPNSILIISGHWETSVPTVNAISGRHDTIYDFYGFPKSMYQLKYPAPGSPNLAGRVKDLLTASGFPRVDVDAKRGLDHGAWVPLMFMYPEADIPVCQLSIQTDRDATYHYNMGRALAPLKNEGVLVVGSGSATHNLRALREIRGGGGGAGSIVPWALEFDTWLKDALLEGRYEDVNQYEEKAPYAKMAHPWPDHFYPLHVATGAAGSDAKAKLIHGSWDLGALSYASYQFTSPPTS from the coding sequence ATGGCAGTTCAGGACACGTTTTACATATCCCATGGATCCCCTACGCTGAGCATCGACGAGTCAATCCCAGCCAGAAAATTCCTCCAGTCATGGAAGCAAAACGTGTATCCAAACAAACCCAATTCCATTCTCATCATCTCCGGCCACTGGGAGACGTCTGTCCCCACCGTCAACGCCATCTCCGGCCGCCACGACACCATCTACGACTTCTACGGCTTCCCCAAGTCCATGTACCAGCTCAAGTACCCCGCTCCGGGCTCCCCCAACCTCGCCGGCCGCGTCAAGGACCTACTCACCGCCTCCGGCTTCCCACGCGTCGATGTCGATGCCAAACGTGGCCTTGACCACGGAGCGTGGGTCCCACTTATGTTCATGTACCCGGAGGCAGACATCCCTGTCTGTCAGCTGTCTATCCAGACAGACAGGGACGCCACTTATCACTACAACATGGGGAGGGCACTGGCCCCACTCAAAAACGAGGGCGTCCTTGTGGTGGGGTCTGGCAGTGCCACTCACAACTTGAGGGCGCTGAGGGAGATcaggggtggtggtggtggtgctgGATCCATTGTTCCGTGGGCCCTGGAGTTCGACACGTGGCTTAAGGATGCTCTGCTTGAAGGGAGGTACGAAGACGTGAACCAGTATGAGGAGAAGGCCCCTTATGCGAAAATGGCTCACCCTTGGCCTGATCACTTCTACCCATTGCATGTGGCCACGGGAGCTGCTGGCTCAGATGCCAAGGCTAAGCTCATTCATGGGAGCTGGGATCTTGGTGCTCTTTCTTATGCCTCCTACCAGTTTACATCACCACCTACCAGCTGA